A genomic stretch from Longibacter salinarum includes:
- a CDS encoding vitamin B12-dependent ribonucleotide reductase: MSESNSSNLFQGDGGAPDLPDTSELEGGLSIDRVFSTEGEHPFDSCEWEIRDASISNPSGEMIFEQKDVEFPEHFSQLSTNIVASKYFYGDNDKGNGSPEDGLREYSLKQLVDRVTRSITDWGKEQDYFASEEDAETFYDELTWLCTHQYGAFNSPVWFNVGLGQQYGIRDTGDKKIYGWDFDKEDIVKVDPYEYPQASACFIVDVEDSIDGIWETMGESARLFKFGSGVGADWSTLRSTKEKLSGGGAPSGPVSFMEVQDATGGTIKSGGKTRRAAIMQTLKCWHPDVMEFVEVKQKEEKKAWALIEQGYDGSFNGPAYGSVAFQNVNQSLRVTDEFMEAADRDETYGLRTVTTNEVVEEIKARTVLDKVAEGTHVCGDPGLQFEDTIQKWHTCKNTDQINSSNPCSEYMFLDNSACNLASLNLRKYQNEDGSIDVERLRAAARIFITAQEILVDNAGYPAEEIARNSHLFRPLGLGFANLGALLMAMGFPYDSDEGRAVAGAVQAIIHCEAYGRSAEIAANEDIGPFDGYAENEEPFLDVMRMHQAAVEDIDRDLCPSDLLDSARESAARMVELGERHGYRNAQATVIAPTGTIGFYMDCDTTGIEPDIALVKYKLLAGEGEGMMKIVNQSVPDALERLGYNEDERKAIIEYIDDNDTIEGAPLLKDEHLPVFDCAFKPNNGERSIHHMGHIRMMGAVQPFVSGAISKTVNMPEDASVEDIADAYLKSWELGTKAVAIYRENSKRSQPLSTSEDGNTQKSDKQKAAEAAEAAKAADPSGDGAVTQEPEIQEKVVYKPTRKRLPDERPSITHKFSIAGHEGYLTIGLYPESVQNGGAGRPGEIFITMAKQGSTLAGMMDAFATSISIALQYGVPLEDLCRKFSHMRFEPSGFTNNKQIPIAKSIMDYIFRYLSIKFLDQELEPDLASDEEVTTDPNEAAAEESHRSGPAVDTTQAELDFGDVDDATAEQQDELIGQTVEAFMDAATSGSNPAQAQAMKSATEDTFQNQSDAPPCPECGSITVRSGACYMCPNCGASTGCG; this comes from the coding sequence ATGTCAGAATCCAACTCCTCCAATCTCTTTCAGGGAGATGGGGGTGCACCGGACCTCCCCGATACAAGCGAGCTCGAGGGCGGACTCTCTATCGATCGCGTTTTTTCGACCGAAGGAGAGCATCCGTTCGACTCGTGCGAATGGGAGATTCGGGATGCTTCCATCTCGAACCCGTCCGGGGAGATGATCTTCGAGCAGAAGGACGTCGAATTCCCCGAACACTTCAGTCAGCTCTCCACAAACATCGTCGCCAGCAAGTACTTCTACGGCGACAATGACAAGGGCAACGGTTCGCCGGAAGACGGCCTCCGTGAGTACTCGCTGAAGCAGCTCGTCGACCGGGTCACCCGTTCCATCACGGACTGGGGCAAAGAGCAGGACTACTTCGCGTCGGAGGAAGACGCGGAAACGTTTTACGACGAACTGACCTGGCTCTGCACCCACCAGTATGGCGCGTTCAACTCGCCGGTCTGGTTCAACGTCGGGCTCGGCCAGCAGTACGGCATCCGCGACACGGGCGACAAGAAGATCTACGGATGGGACTTCGATAAGGAGGACATCGTCAAGGTCGACCCCTACGAGTACCCCCAGGCGAGCGCCTGCTTTATCGTGGACGTGGAAGACTCGATCGACGGCATCTGGGAGACGATGGGCGAGAGTGCGCGTCTCTTCAAGTTCGGCTCCGGCGTGGGCGCGGACTGGTCGACGCTTCGCTCCACGAAAGAGAAGCTGTCCGGTGGCGGTGCGCCGTCCGGTCCGGTGAGCTTCATGGAGGTGCAGGACGCTACGGGCGGCACGATCAAGAGCGGCGGCAAGACGCGTCGCGCGGCGATCATGCAGACGCTCAAGTGCTGGCACCCTGACGTGATGGAATTCGTCGAGGTGAAGCAGAAGGAGGAGAAGAAAGCCTGGGCGCTCATCGAGCAGGGGTACGACGGCTCGTTCAACGGCCCGGCGTACGGCTCCGTCGCGTTCCAGAACGTGAACCAGAGCCTCCGCGTCACCGACGAGTTTATGGAGGCGGCCGACCGCGACGAGACGTACGGCTTGCGCACGGTCACCACGAACGAGGTGGTCGAAGAGATCAAAGCGCGCACGGTGCTCGACAAGGTGGCGGAAGGGACGCACGTTTGCGGCGACCCCGGCCTGCAGTTCGAGGACACGATTCAGAAATGGCACACGTGCAAGAACACGGACCAGATCAACTCCAGCAATCCCTGCTCGGAGTACATGTTCTTGGACAACTCGGCCTGTAACCTGGCGAGCCTCAACCTGCGCAAGTATCAGAACGAAGATGGGTCGATCGACGTGGAGCGTCTCCGCGCCGCTGCCCGCATCTTCATCACCGCGCAGGAGATCCTGGTCGATAACGCCGGTTACCCGGCGGAGGAGATTGCCCGCAACAGTCACCTGTTCCGTCCCCTCGGACTCGGCTTTGCCAACCTGGGCGCGTTGCTGATGGCGATGGGCTTCCCCTACGACAGCGACGAAGGTCGCGCCGTGGCCGGGGCCGTGCAGGCGATCATCCATTGCGAAGCGTACGGCCGCAGCGCCGAGATCGCAGCCAACGAAGACATCGGTCCGTTCGATGGCTATGCCGAGAACGAGGAGCCCTTCCTCGACGTGATGCGCATGCACCAGGCGGCGGTGGAAGACATCGACCGCGACCTGTGCCCGAGCGATCTGCTCGACAGCGCCCGTGAAAGTGCGGCTCGCATGGTCGAGCTTGGCGAGCGCCACGGCTACCGCAACGCGCAGGCCACCGTGATCGCGCCGACCGGCACGATCGGGTTCTACATGGACTGCGACACGACGGGCATTGAGCCGGACATCGCGCTCGTGAAGTACAAGCTGCTCGCCGGCGAAGGCGAGGGCATGATGAAGATCGTCAACCAGAGCGTGCCGGATGCGCTGGAGCGCCTCGGATACAACGAGGACGAGCGCAAGGCGATCATCGAGTACATCGATGACAATGACACGATCGAAGGTGCGCCGCTGCTGAAAGATGAGCACCTGCCGGTCTTCGACTGCGCCTTCAAACCGAACAACGGCGAGCGGTCGATCCATCACATGGGTCACATCCGCATGATGGGTGCCGTGCAGCCGTTCGTGAGTGGCGCGATCTCGAAGACGGTCAACATGCCGGAGGACGCGTCGGTGGAGGATATTGCTGACGCCTACCTCAAGAGCTGGGAGCTCGGCACGAAGGCCGTCGCGATCTACCGCGAGAACTCCAAGCGGAGTCAGCCGCTGTCGACATCCGAGGATGGCAACACGCAGAAGTCGGACAAGCAGAAGGCTGCCGAAGCTGCTGAAGCCGCGAAGGCCGCCGATCCGTCCGGTGACGGTGCGGTGACGCAAGAGCCGGAGATTCAGGAGAAGGTCGTCTACAAGCCGACGCGCAAGCGTCTGCCCGACGAGCGGCCGTCCATCACGCACAAGTTCTCCATTGCCGGTCACGAGGGGTACCTCACGATCGGGCTCTATCCGGAGAGCGTGCAGAACGGCGGCGCCGGGCGCCCCGGTGAGATCTTCATCACGATGGCCAAGCAGGGCAGCACGCTGGCCGGCATGATGGACGCGTTCGCCACGAGCATCTCCATCGCGCTGCAGTACGGCGTGCCGCTGGAGGATCTGTGCCGCAAGTTCAGCCACATGCGCTTCGAGCCGAGTGGCTTTACGAACAACAAGCAGATCCCGATCGCGAAGTCGATCATGGATTACATCTTCCGCTACCTGTCCATCAAATTCCTGGATCAGGAGCTGGAGCCGGATCTCGCCTCAGATGAGGAGGTGACCACGGACCCTAATGAGGCCGCTGCGGAGGAATCGCACCGTAGCGGCCCGGCGGTCGACACCACACAGGCGGAGCTTGACTTCGGCGATGTGGACGACGCCACGGCGGAGCAACAGGACGAGCTGATCGGTCAGACCGTTGAGGCCTTCATGGACGCGGCGACGTCGGGGAGCAATCCGGCGCAGGCGCAGGCCATGAAGAGCGCGACGGAGGATACCTTCCAGAACCAGTCCGACGCTCCGCCCTGCCCCGAGTGCGGCAGCATCACGGTCCGCAGCGGCGCGTGCTACATGTGCCCGAACTGCGGTGCAAGCACGGGATGCGGATGA
- a CDS encoding endonuclease/exonuclease/phosphatase family protein, which yields MDSKVKRLLMAAVIVISVAGVEYVTGIEILGIATRSATDPVATVQTETTGEAPSGPYLRLATWNLYNFGRSKNDREMAFIAETLRDYDIVAIQEVSTGPAGAQAVGRLVDELDRRGFDWDYRLSDPTSGDGSERYAYVWKTSRAQIKGRAWLEPTLSRSIDREPYMARFQERKSGSTFLVASIHAVPRSKDPEHEVRQLDALHPRYASDHLVVLGDFNLDEDHEAFSGFRRLGYRAVLDDQPTSLRRKRRTGPNGHLANEYDNIFVEMGPLHISRGGIADFTTAFSTLREARRISDHLPVHVDIQWTATSAPAP from the coding sequence ATGGATTCTAAGGTCAAGCGGTTGCTCATGGCAGCCGTAATCGTCATAAGTGTTGCCGGTGTCGAATATGTCACCGGAATCGAAATTCTAGGTATTGCGACGCGGTCGGCCACAGACCCGGTGGCGACGGTCCAAACGGAAACCACTGGGGAGGCGCCGAGCGGTCCGTATCTGCGTCTTGCGACGTGGAACCTGTACAACTTCGGCCGCTCGAAGAACGATCGCGAGATGGCGTTCATCGCGGAGACGCTGCGCGACTATGACATCGTGGCCATCCAGGAGGTGTCCACGGGTCCGGCCGGTGCGCAGGCCGTTGGTCGCCTGGTCGATGAACTGGATCGCCGTGGGTTTGACTGGGATTACCGACTCAGCGACCCGACAAGCGGCGACGGGTCGGAGCGCTATGCGTACGTCTGGAAAACCTCGCGTGCCCAGATCAAGGGGCGTGCCTGGCTTGAACCGACGCTTTCTCGCTCCATCGACCGCGAGCCGTACATGGCGCGCTTTCAGGAGCGGAAGAGCGGCAGCACCTTCCTGGTTGCCAGCATCCACGCCGTGCCGCGCTCGAAAGACCCGGAGCACGAGGTCCGGCAACTCGACGCGCTACACCCGCGGTACGCGTCCGACCATCTGGTCGTGCTTGGCGACTTCAACCTGGACGAGGATCACGAAGCGTTCAGTGGATTCCGGCGACTCGGCTACCGAGCGGTGCTCGACGATCAGCCGACCAGCCTTCGGCGGAAGCGGCGGACGGGTCCTAACGGTCATCTCGCCAACGAATACGACAATATCTTCGTGGAAATGGGACCGCTTCATATCTCGCGAGGCGGGATCGCTGACTTCACGACCGCCTTTTCAACTCTGCGTGAGGCGCGTCGGATTTCAGATCATCTGCCCGTGCACGTCGACATCCAGTGGACGGCAACCTCGGCCCCTGCACCATAA
- a CDS encoding YqaE/Pmp3 family membrane protein, producing MNNNFITLLLLILLPPLGVYLLRGLGTDFLINLVLTLIGYIPGIIHGVWLYTR from the coding sequence ATGAATAACAACTTCATCACGCTCCTTCTTTTGATCCTGTTGCCCCCGCTCGGAGTCTATCTTCTGCGTGGCCTGGGAACGGATTTTCTGATCAACCTGGTCCTGACTCTGATCGGGTACATTCCGGGTATCATTCATGGCGTCTGGCTGTACACGCGCTAG
- a CDS encoding class I SAM-dependent methyltransferase: MSNKSIGLPDDLQEYMLDVSLRESEVMRKLRVETMSHPQSEMQIAPEQAQFFQLLLRLMNARRTLEVGVFTGYSALAAAEAIPSDGHVTALDISEEYTNVARRYWEEAGVADKIDLRIAPALDSLDVLLEKENAAETYDFAFIDADKINYPTYYELCLRLVRPGGLVVLDNTFRDGRVAHPEIEEESVQVVHDLNTAIHADDRVDVSMLPLADGVTLARKRS; encoded by the coding sequence ATGTCCAACAAGTCGATTGGCCTTCCCGACGACCTGCAGGAATACATGCTTGACGTGTCCCTTCGTGAGTCGGAGGTAATGCGTAAGCTTCGGGTCGAAACGATGTCTCACCCTCAGTCAGAGATGCAAATTGCGCCGGAGCAGGCGCAGTTCTTTCAGCTTCTTCTACGGCTCATGAACGCTCGTCGGACCCTGGAGGTTGGCGTCTTCACGGGGTACAGTGCACTGGCTGCGGCGGAGGCAATTCCGTCCGACGGCCACGTCACGGCTCTCGATATCAGTGAGGAGTACACAAACGTAGCACGGCGGTACTGGGAGGAAGCTGGCGTCGCGGACAAGATCGATCTTCGCATCGCACCCGCGCTGGACAGTCTCGATGTCCTTCTGGAAAAGGAGAATGCAGCGGAGACCTACGATTTCGCGTTTATTGACGCAGACAAGATCAATTATCCAACGTACTACGAGTTGTGCCTCCGTCTCGTCCGCCCAGGTGGCCTCGTGGTGCTCGACAACACGTTTCGAGACGGTCGTGTGGCTCATCCCGAGATTGAGGAGGAGAGCGTTCAGGTTGTGCACGACCTCAACACGGCTATTCATGCCGATGACCGGGTGGACGTGAGTATGCTCCCCCTCGCCGATGGCGTGACGCTGGCACGCAAACGGTCGTAG
- a CDS encoding WG repeat-containing protein codes for MLRFLRLSFSAENVIRFIPLTLLLAIVVAGCGSSGEETSEADSPHRSASERILFPVEQDGNWGYIDRSGTVVIEPQFEQAWQFVERRALVKQQDQYGFIDTSGAFVVRPRYHDAWHFSNGLAPVLEDSLWGFIDRSGDMVVDPKFSLAPEVVEEADRSLQDRDAILKRTARDGQFGFQNQDGQMVITPRFDQAWYFRDGRARVKVDSLWGYIDRSGDLAIKPAFPRAWDFRNGLARVELRSGHLAYIDTSGATVWP; via the coding sequence ATGCTTCGATTCCTACGTCTTTCGTTCTCCGCCGAGAATGTCATCCGGTTCATTCCGCTAACGCTCCTCCTGGCGATCGTTGTTGCGGGATGCGGCTCGTCCGGCGAAGAAACGTCCGAGGCAGATTCGCCGCACCGGAGTGCGTCCGAACGCATCCTATTTCCGGTCGAGCAAGACGGCAACTGGGGATACATCGACCGTAGCGGTACGGTTGTAATCGAGCCGCAATTCGAGCAGGCATGGCAATTCGTCGAACGCCGGGCGCTCGTGAAGCAGCAAGACCAGTACGGGTTCATTGACACATCCGGCGCCTTCGTCGTCCGCCCCCGCTACCACGACGCCTGGCACTTCAGCAACGGCCTCGCGCCTGTTCTCGAAGACAGCCTGTGGGGCTTTATCGATCGATCCGGCGACATGGTCGTCGACCCGAAGTTTAGTCTTGCACCGGAGGTCGTGGAGGAGGCCGACCGCTCGCTGCAGGATCGAGATGCCATTCTGAAGCGAACCGCACGGGATGGACAGTTTGGTTTTCAAAACCAGGACGGCCAGATGGTTATCACGCCGCGGTTCGACCAGGCCTGGTACTTTCGCGACGGTCGCGCCCGGGTGAAAGTCGACTCGCTCTGGGGATACATCGACCGCTCGGGGGATCTCGCCATCAAGCCGGCCTTTCCCCGCGCCTGGGATTTCCGGAATGGACTCGCCCGCGTCGAACTCCGGTCTGGACATCTCGCATACATCGACACCAGCGGCGCCACCGTTTGGCCATAG
- a CDS encoding response regulator, whose product MPEPRILWADDEIDLLRPHVMFLEKKGYDVTTVANGSDAVDMVAENAFDVVLLDEQMPGMDGLQTLEAIKDVRPEVPVVMVTKSEEEKLMEEALGGQISDYLTKPVNPSQILLTIKRLLERRQLQQESVSQRYLQSFGEISQALHQPMEHADWTALYQKLVRYDMELSGDDGAREIFRDQFQDANRSFGQFIEDNYFDWIASVDSDPDMQRPPLSHELVPEFVLPEVRAGERPVIFFVIDCMRYDQWLEFEPLLRTDFSIQTDFHYSILPTATPYSRNAIFSGLLPRDLTDRFPQAWDMAEENEQSRNQYEEEFLHDQLDRHHLNDRSLRYDKLIATEDGRSFAGKVTNLTQHDLSAVVVNFVDILAHSRSDSDVLKELAPDEPAYRSLTRTWFEHSWLLEALRTLAEHDCRIIITTDHGAIRALRSTKVIGDRETSTALRYKYGRNLKCDEEDAIFIRDPEEAGLPAHSMNTNYIIAKEDYYFVYPTNFHYYENLYRDTMQHGGCAMEEMILPVITMTPRG is encoded by the coding sequence ATGCCCGAACCACGCATCCTCTGGGCCGACGACGAGATCGATCTGTTGCGCCCCCACGTCATGTTTCTGGAAAAGAAAGGCTACGATGTGACGACCGTCGCCAACGGATCCGATGCCGTCGACATGGTGGCAGAAAACGCCTTCGATGTCGTCCTGCTCGACGAGCAAATGCCCGGCATGGACGGCCTGCAGACGCTGGAGGCCATCAAGGACGTGCGCCCCGAGGTGCCGGTCGTCATGGTGACGAAGAGCGAGGAGGAAAAATTGATGGAGGAGGCCCTCGGGGGACAGATCAGTGACTACCTGACGAAGCCGGTCAACCCGAGCCAGATCCTGCTCACGATCAAGCGCCTCCTCGAACGCCGACAACTGCAGCAGGAGTCGGTCTCGCAGCGCTACCTGCAATCCTTCGGCGAGATCTCGCAGGCCCTGCACCAGCCGATGGAGCACGCCGACTGGACAGCGCTGTACCAGAAGCTCGTCCGGTACGACATGGAACTGTCCGGCGACGACGGCGCCCGAGAGATCTTCCGAGACCAGTTCCAGGATGCGAACCGATCCTTCGGTCAGTTCATTGAGGACAACTACTTCGACTGGATTGCCAGTGTCGACTCGGATCCAGATATGCAGCGCCCCCCTCTCTCCCACGAGCTCGTGCCGGAGTTCGTGCTTCCAGAGGTGCGAGCCGGTGAGCGGCCCGTCATCTTCTTCGTGATCGATTGCATGCGCTACGATCAGTGGCTCGAGTTTGAGCCGCTTCTGCGCACCGACTTTTCCATTCAGACGGACTTTCACTACAGCATTCTCCCCACGGCGACGCCCTACTCGCGCAACGCGATCTTCAGCGGCCTCCTGCCCCGAGACCTGACGGACCGGTTTCCTCAGGCCTGGGATATGGCCGAGGAAAATGAGCAGAGCCGCAATCAGTACGAGGAAGAGTTTCTGCACGACCAGCTCGACCGGCATCATCTCAACGACCGGAGCCTGCGCTACGACAAGCTGATCGCAACCGAAGACGGACGTAGCTTCGCCGGGAAGGTCACCAACCTGACCCAGCACGACCTGAGTGCCGTCGTCGTAAACTTCGTCGACATCCTCGCGCACAGCCGGTCGGACTCCGACGTTCTGAAGGAGCTTGCCCCGGACGAACCCGCATATCGCTCGCTGACGCGCACATGGTTCGAGCACTCGTGGCTACTAGAAGCCCTCCGGACGCTCGCCGAGCACGACTGCCGCATCATTATCACGACGGATCACGGCGCCATCCGCGCGCTCCGCTCCACCAAAGTCATCGGCGACCGCGAAACGTCGACGGCCCTGCGCTACAAATACGGACGGAACCTGAAGTGCGACGAGGAAGACGCCATATTTATTCGGGACCCGGAGGAGGCCGGCCTTCCCGCGCACTCGATGAACACCAACTACATCATCGCCAAGGAAGACTACTACTTCGTCTATCCAACCAACTTCCACTACTACGAAAACCTGTATCGCGACACGATGCAGCACGGTGGATGCGCGATGGAAGAAATGATCCTGCCCGTCATCACCATGACGCCCCGCGGATAG
- the tsaE gene encoding tRNA (adenosine(37)-N6)-threonylcarbamoyltransferase complex ATPase subunit type 1 TsaE, with translation MESAFPVTTQSVEETMDLGADLAARLDPGAVVAIDGDLGAGKTHFVKGLARGLGYSEREVRSPTFTIVQVHEGGSMPLYHFDAYRVGSPEEFVDLGFEEYVYGEGVTVVEWPRRVEDLLPDDTIWLRLEHISAEERRISKGR, from the coding sequence ATGGAATCCGCTTTTCCCGTTACCACGCAGTCTGTCGAGGAAACGATGGACCTTGGTGCTGATCTGGCTGCCAGGCTGGATCCGGGCGCCGTTGTAGCGATCGACGGAGATCTCGGGGCGGGGAAGACCCATTTCGTAAAAGGCTTGGCGCGCGGGTTGGGATATTCCGAGCGGGAGGTTCGCAGTCCAACCTTTACCATCGTACAGGTACACGAAGGCGGATCGATGCCTCTCTACCATTTCGACGCGTACCGCGTGGGCTCGCCTGAGGAGTTTGTCGACCTGGGCTTCGAAGAGTACGTCTACGGCGAGGGCGTCACGGTGGTGGAGTGGCCGCGTCGCGTGGAGGATCTGCTGCCGGACGATACGATCTGGCTTCGCCTGGAGCACATCTCGGCGGAGGAGCGTCGAATTTCTAAGGGCCGGTGA
- the udk gene encoding uridine kinase, which translates to MRSPVIIGIAGGSGSGKTTVLRRITDAFGSDQIAVLDHDAYYQDLSGHPPEKRERFNFDHPDALETGLMREHLDQLVDGSAVEKPIYDFTTHSRKDETETIQPRPVVIIEGILVLAEPDLEEVMDIKIYVDTADDIRLMRRIRRDIQERGRAIDGVLRQYERTVRPMHIEFVEPSKRKADIIIPRGGHNHVAIQMVLARIQDLLQKVG; encoded by the coding sequence ATGCGATCGCCCGTCATTATTGGAATCGCCGGTGGATCTGGCTCGGGTAAGACCACCGTTTTACGCCGCATCACGGATGCATTCGGCTCGGACCAGATCGCGGTTCTGGATCACGATGCCTACTACCAGGATCTTTCGGGGCATCCGCCGGAAAAGCGAGAGCGCTTCAATTTCGACCATCCCGATGCGCTCGAGACCGGGCTGATGCGCGAGCATCTCGACCAACTCGTGGATGGGTCAGCGGTGGAGAAGCCAATCTACGACTTCACCACGCACAGCCGGAAGGACGAAACGGAGACGATACAGCCGCGCCCGGTCGTCATAATCGAGGGCATTCTTGTCCTCGCGGAGCCGGATCTGGAGGAGGTGATGGACATCAAGATCTACGTCGACACGGCCGACGATATCCGGCTCATGCGGCGCATCCGTCGCGACATCCAAGAGCGGGGGCGCGCAATTGACGGGGTGCTCCGGCAGTATGAACGAACGGTTCGCCCGATGCACATCGAGTTCGTCGAGCCGTCGAAGCGCAAGGCGGATATCATCATTCCGCGCGGCGGCCACAACCACGTCGCGATACAGATGGTACTGGCGCGCATCCAGGACCTACTTCAAAAAGTCGGATGA
- a CDS encoding YaaA family protein: MPNLTVLLAPATTKQPGGNPFAPDMFDYRTSGTFNYFDELNPERRALIDDLQKVIQDEDLASETFDLEGYELEQFIEVNSEIYDAPLMSALDRYSPGIMYAAMDFANLPTGAQRRLLENGVIISGLFGLLRPDDLIPNYRLGMDVDFGEIGPVKDYWRPHISPLLNESLEGRWVWDLLPEVNRSAWTDEHTYEARVEVTFLEDGEEVTGPDLEVQRGQLVNFIVRETAEDLEDLREWEHPDDFEWDEKASTFDDETKTWNLVMATS; encoded by the coding sequence ATGCCCAATCTTACCGTCCTGCTCGCCCCGGCCACTACCAAGCAGCCCGGGGGGAATCCCTTTGCACCTGACATGTTCGATTACCGGACCTCGGGCACGTTTAATTATTTCGACGAGCTCAACCCCGAGCGCCGGGCTCTGATTGACGATCTGCAAAAGGTCATCCAGGATGAGGACCTTGCCTCGGAGACCTTTGACCTGGAAGGCTATGAGCTTGAGCAGTTTATTGAGGTCAATTCGGAGATCTACGATGCTCCGCTGATGTCCGCGCTCGATCGATATAGCCCGGGCATCATGTATGCAGCCATGGACTTTGCCAATCTCCCGACCGGTGCCCAGCGACGGCTGCTGGAGAATGGCGTCATCATCTCGGGTCTGTTCGGGCTTCTGCGTCCCGATGATCTCATTCCGAACTACCGCCTCGGAATGGATGTCGACTTTGGCGAGATCGGTCCGGTGAAAGATTACTGGCGCCCGCATATCAGTCCTCTACTGAACGAGAGCCTGGAGGGCCGATGGGTCTGGGATCTGCTGCCTGAGGTGAATCGCTCCGCCTGGACGGATGAGCATACGTACGAGGCGCGCGTCGAGGTAACGTTCCTGGAGGATGGCGAAGAGGTCACGGGACCGGATCTGGAGGTGCAGCGCGGCCAGCTCGTAAACTTCATCGTACGCGAGACCGCAGAGGACCTCGAAGATCTTCGAGAGTGGGAGCATCCAGACGACTTCGAATGGGACGAGAAGGCGTCCACATTTGACGACGAAACGAAGACCTGGAATCTGGTGATGGCGACGAGCTAA
- a CDS encoding YtxH domain-containing protein: MSTESERKATQIGVWSAIAGGAVGFALGMIFAPKRGPDARRRIAYQIQRAAKEAGDVIRRYTGSSTVSEARRNRDAMVADAQAQADHIRDDIDALLEELRKQSSASRSSSESE; this comes from the coding sequence ATGAGCACGGAATCAGAGCGAAAGGCAACGCAGATCGGGGTTTGGAGTGCCATCGCGGGCGGAGCCGTGGGCTTCGCACTCGGGATGATCTTCGCCCCCAAGCGCGGACCCGATGCCCGACGTCGTATCGCCTATCAAATTCAACGGGCGGCAAAAGAAGCAGGTGATGTGATTCGGCGCTACACCGGATCCAGCACCGTCAGCGAAGCCCGCCGAAATCGCGACGCCATGGTTGCAGACGCGCAGGCCCAGGCCGACCACATCCGCGATGACATCGACGCTCTCCTCGAAGAGCTCCGCAAGCAAAGTTCAGCGTCCCGGTCATCATCCGAATCGGAGTAG